The proteins below come from a single Kosakonia sp. SMBL-WEM22 genomic window:
- a CDS encoding filamentous hemagglutinin N-terminal domain-containing protein, whose translation MKFNPIAASILLSLPVIVQAANLNIKNGTLFKANGVPIINIAKPNENGLSHNVYDDFNVGKDGVIFNNSSSGTNTVIGGSIAGNSNLTSGSANVILNEVTSNKSSMLEGLMEVAGDKAHLVIANPNGISTTMGSGFINTSKATITTGKPDIQNGALKGYSVGGGIINVQGLMSSSPTEILARSVAVQGQIVTDELTVIAGNNYINENAAVSGHVTASGARNTYAVDVSDLGGMYANRINLISTESGVGVRNTGIIAGGADNIVIDVNGKFINSNGNVQAVGETQITTNGALDNIGGDIAGKGKILINTAKNVVNNTTAGSISSEADIYIDSGEFNNKNGKVASSGVLGINTNGKTLTNTGKGTAVGLEAGVVALKTGKLDNRTGQIKGGYLAFETSELTNVGGEIQSAGKIDMISSGNIDNTKGLIRSQAGGIQIETAKSFINKENITADATSSDSLGLISGDGGIKVKAGVINNSTGGISSSGSISLASDSTINNGNGKIAADKSVSLSAIGNIENSSGRVLSKDTISVVGSTMDNSLYVGQIIGDRGIKIDLTGYFNNHIGLVSSQFGNVDIEAKNVKNIGGMILGKDISIKTEADVDNYHGLMVASNVLNIDAKTNVNNSYGENFGKVYGNYFGIPGQIGGLIGSNGVSINAQSVNNNHSRIIAEYGPLTMNVLETLSSDRALIASGSDANIIAKRLTNNYSTIHSAGDLNIDVNSLSNYSTGTIESNDATGIISSDRHLSLIVGSAFTNYGWVSSKQNSLVRVAGVLHNYNTISADNTLEVDTSGTLTNEKDIVAGTILYVESDGNVVNSSKGNLVGSSAFIKAGTDLTNYGNVVAWDYLDVQAARTIYNYKNIYTQGNAFITSKMVHNSGANAILGGERGVILNTEQLTGSGTIVGL comes from the coding sequence ATGAAATTTAATCCAATAGCAGCGTCTATTCTGCTCTCTCTACCGGTTATAGTTCAAGCAGCAAATCTCAATATCAAAAATGGTACCCTCTTCAAAGCAAATGGCGTGCCGATAATAAACATTGCAAAACCAAATGAAAATGGTCTTTCTCATAATGTTTATGATGATTTCAACGTTGGTAAGGATGGGGTGATTTTTAATAATAGCTCTTCCGGTACTAATACTGTAATTGGTGGTTCAATTGCGGGTAATAGTAATCTTACTTCTGGTAGCGCCAACGTTATCCTTAATGAAGTTACGTCCAATAAATCCAGTATGCTTGAAGGCCTGATGGAAGTTGCAGGGGATAAGGCACACTTGGTTATTGCCAATCCTAATGGTATTTCAACAACTATGGGAAGTGGTTTTATCAATACCAGTAAGGCTACCATCACGACCGGTAAACCCGATATTCAAAATGGTGCGTTAAAAGGTTATTCAGTTGGGGGCGGCATTATCAACGTCCAGGGGTTAATGAGTTCTTCACCAACAGAGATCCTTGCTCGCTCTGTGGCGGTGCAAGGCCAAATCGTGACAGATGAGCTTACCGTGATCGCAGGCAATAATTATATCAATGAAAACGCAGCAGTCTCGGGACATGTAACGGCGAGCGGAGCCAGAAACACATATGCAGTTGATGTTTCAGACTTGGGTGGAATGTACGCTAATCGCATTAATCTAATCAGTACTGAAAGCGGTGTTGGTGTAAGAAATACAGGGATAATTGCAGGCGGTGCAGATAATATCGTAATTGATGTAAACGGCAAGTTCATTAACAGCAATGGCAATGTACAAGCGGTTGGAGAAACTCAAATCACAACTAATGGAGCTCTGGATAATATTGGTGGTGACATCGCTGGTAAAGGTAAGATACTCATCAATACAGCAAAAAATGTTGTTAACAACACCACGGCAGGTAGTATTTCCTCAGAGGCTGATATCTATATCGATAGTGGTGAGTTTAATAATAAAAATGGAAAAGTTGCCTCTAGTGGTGTACTAGGCATTAATACCAATGGTAAAACATTAACTAACACTGGCAAGGGTACTGCTGTAGGATTGGAGGCAGGTGTTGTTGCCCTGAAAACCGGTAAGTTAGATAACCGGACTGGTCAGATTAAAGGTGGTTATTTAGCCTTTGAAACTTCAGAATTAACTAATGTAGGAGGTGAAATTCAATCTGCTGGCAAGATTGATATGATTAGCTCTGGAAATATAGACAATACTAAAGGCCTTATCAGGTCTCAAGCAGGTGGTATACAGATTGAGACGGCAAAGTCTTTTATTAATAAAGAAAACATTACTGCTGATGCTACAAGTAGCGACTCCTTAGGACTGATTTCAGGCGATGGTGGAATTAAAGTAAAGGCTGGCGTAATTAATAATTCCACAGGCGGAATAAGTTCATCGGGAAGTATCTCTCTGGCAAGTGATAGCACTATCAATAATGGTAATGGCAAAATTGCTGCTGATAAATCCGTGTCACTTTCTGCAATTGGAAATATTGAAAACTCGAGCGGAAGAGTTCTTTCTAAAGACACCATCTCAGTCGTTGGTTCCACAATGGATAACAGTCTTTATGTCGGGCAAATCATTGGCGATCGTGGTATCAAAATCGATTTGACCGGATACTTTAATAACCATATTGGCTTAGTAAGCTCACAGTTTGGCAATGTTGATATCGAAGCTAAAAATGTCAAAAACATCGGTGGCATGATTCTTGGTAAAGATATTTCAATCAAAACTGAAGCAGATGTTGATAACTATCACGGCTTGATGGTGGCAAGTAATGTACTGAATATTGATGCTAAAACAAATGTTAATAACTCCTATGGAGAGAATTTTGGGAAAGTATATGGTAATTATTTCGGTATACCAGGCCAGATTGGTGGGTTGATTGGGAGCAACGGAGTTTCAATCAATGCTCAGTCAGTTAACAACAACCATAGCCGTATCATTGCGGAGTATGGTCCATTAACCATGAATGTTCTGGAAACACTTAGTAGCGATCGCGCTTTAATAGCTAGCGGTAGTGATGCAAATATTATTGCGAAACGATTAACTAATAATTACTCCACAATTCATAGCGCTGGAGATCTTAATATTGACGTCAATTCGCTATCCAATTACAGTACTGGAACAATCGAAAGCAATGATGCAACGGGAATAATTTCTTCCGATCGGCATCTCTCATTAATTGTGGGTAGTGCTTTCACTAATTATGGGTGGGTAAGCAGTAAGCAAAACTCATTAGTACGCGTGGCGGGTGTATTACATAATTATAATACTATCTCCGCTGATAATACGTTAGAAGTTGACACGTCAGGTACTCTTACTAATGAGAAAGATATTGTGGCGGGTACAATACTATATGTTGAATCAGATGGAAATGTTGTTAACAGCAGCAAAGGCAATCTGGTTGGTAGTTCAGCGTTTATAAAGGCGGGAACTGATTTAACTAACTATGGTAATGTGGTGGCATGGGATTATCTCGATGTCCAGGCTGCTCGCACAATTTATAATTATAAAAATATCTATACTCAAGGCAATGCGTTCATTACTTCGAAAATGGTACATAACTCAGGAGCTAATGCTATTTTAGGTGGTGAAAGGGGCGTTATACTAAATACTGAACAATTGACCGGGTCAGGCACTATTGTTGGTTTGTGA
- the acpS gene encoding holo-ACP synthase, protein MAKNNLYLGTDIVEVSKITRAINHGGNNFLYRVFSSSERAQFVAEALDYERASGFWAAKESLVKALGLGFREGITFQDMEIQHDRLGCPFFSLSGRIAQIIKERGIEHISLSISHCRTHAVAVTIISR, encoded by the coding sequence ATGGCAAAAAATAATCTTTATCTCGGTACTGACATCGTTGAAGTAAGTAAGATTACCAGGGCAATAAACCATGGGGGGAATAATTTCCTTTATCGCGTTTTTTCTTCATCCGAAAGAGCGCAGTTTGTTGCAGAAGCGCTGGATTATGAAAGAGCTTCGGGTTTTTGGGCTGCAAAAGAGTCTCTTGTTAAGGCGTTAGGCTTAGGGTTCCGTGAAGGCATAACCTTTCAGGATATGGAGATTCAGCATGACCGTTTAGGTTGCCCCTTTTTTTCTCTTTCTGGACGTATAGCACAGATAATCAAGGAGCGAGGAATAGAACATATCTCTTTAAGCATATCTCACTGTCGAACACATGCTGTTGCAGTAACAATTATATCCCGATGA
- a CDS encoding ShlB/FhaC/HecB family hemolysin secretion/activation protein: MQLHKLYLIICFFCFHVVAADNLDTFAKEQQRNDSNVLRENKLTKKNVFSNKRELLINNIQIPHDKVCYKIDKFIFSNDFIHDRNISAIKNKFSGHCIGISAIRILAKIIQDYFINVRFVTTRVDIPNQDLTTGQLILTIVPGRIEHIIIEGKDVNSYILPFKEGDIVNLRDIEQGLENLQRTPAVDVKINIAPGSRNGYSKILINTHRAKKWSVKANYSNQGDKSTGQNLFSAAFYLFNVAGLSDIGYLSGASSTTGGYKNITAWYSFPYGFWEYEFIYSTSFSNQNIPIADWHYNYIGKNKYYSIKSTRLLYRDMSKKISASIELFKRKSGYEFGGVQLAMQKRDMSNLKLALNYLQSFDGASLDSTLSWQRFVKWPGGKETPDMLSGDVDSVSHIYNLNMTYLKVMKLLTSPAWYEMTIGAQYSPESLTIQDQFNLGNRWNVRGFENSSGVDAINAFYIQNTLNITTAFNGVTSFFGTDYGQVGNNQSTRQLYGGNKLMGITGGVKGNVQSLGYELSLSLPLLYPSKMIVDDFTAKFNFSYQF, encoded by the coding sequence GTGCAACTTCATAAGTTATATCTTATTATTTGTTTTTTTTGTTTTCATGTGGTAGCAGCGGATAATCTGGACACGTTTGCGAAAGAGCAGCAACGCAATGACTCGAATGTATTGCGTGAAAATAAACTTACTAAAAAAAATGTGTTCTCAAACAAAAGAGAGTTGCTTATCAATAACATACAGATCCCTCATGATAAAGTATGCTATAAAATTGATAAGTTTATTTTTAGTAATGATTTTATACATGATCGTAATATCAGCGCTATTAAAAATAAATTCTCTGGGCATTGTATTGGTATCAGCGCCATACGAATTTTAGCTAAGATTATTCAGGACTATTTTATTAATGTCAGGTTTGTAACAACACGTGTAGATATCCCCAATCAAGATTTGACAACGGGGCAGCTTATCTTAACGATAGTTCCTGGTCGGATAGAGCATATTATAATTGAAGGTAAAGATGTTAACTCTTATATATTGCCTTTTAAAGAAGGTGATATTGTAAATCTAAGAGATATAGAGCAGGGGCTAGAGAATTTGCAAAGAACACCTGCGGTTGATGTAAAAATAAACATTGCTCCTGGAAGTCGTAACGGGTACAGCAAAATATTAATTAATACGCACCGCGCTAAAAAATGGAGTGTCAAAGCAAACTATAGTAACCAGGGGGATAAAAGTACGGGGCAAAACCTATTTAGTGCGGCTTTTTATCTATTTAATGTCGCAGGCTTAAGTGATATAGGTTATTTGTCTGGGGCGAGTAGTACGACAGGGGGTTACAAAAACATTACCGCTTGGTACTCTTTCCCATATGGCTTTTGGGAGTATGAATTTATATATAGCACAAGTTTTTCTAACCAAAATATTCCTATAGCTGACTGGCATTATAATTATATCGGTAAAAATAAATATTACAGTATCAAAAGCACGCGCCTGCTTTATCGTGATATGTCCAAGAAAATTTCTGCAAGTATAGAGCTTTTTAAAAGAAAATCAGGTTACGAGTTCGGTGGAGTCCAGCTGGCCATGCAAAAGCGTGACATGAGCAACCTGAAGCTAGCGCTCAATTACCTCCAGAGCTTTGATGGGGCCTCACTGGACTCAACATTAAGCTGGCAACGATTTGTTAAATGGCCTGGGGGGAAGGAAACTCCAGATATGTTATCAGGCGACGTAGACAGTGTTAGTCACATCTATAACTTAAATATGACTTATTTGAAGGTAATGAAGCTATTAACTTCTCCAGCCTGGTATGAGATGACTATAGGTGCGCAATATAGCCCTGAATCACTAACCATTCAGGATCAGTTTAATTTAGGCAATCGCTGGAATGTACGAGGTTTTGAAAATAGTTCTGGTGTGGATGCTATAAATGCTTTCTATATACAAAACACTCTTAATATTACAACTGCCTTTAATGGGGTAACTTCTTTCTTCGGAACTGATTATGGGCAAGTTGGTAATAACCAATCCACGCGGCAACTATATGGTGGCAACAAACTTATGGGTATTACCGGTGGAGTAAAAGGGAATGTTCAGTCTTTGGGATATGAATTATCATTATCCCTTCCTTTACTCTATCCTTCCAAAATGATTGTTGATGATTTTACGGCGAAATTTAACTTCAGTTATCAGTTCTAG